A genomic window from Silene latifolia isolate original U9 population chromosome Y, ASM4854445v1, whole genome shotgun sequence includes:
- the LOC141627870 gene encoding 70 kDa peptidyl-prolyl isomerase-like encodes MENDGGRMLGSFMKLQESAPLILAEVRELKVKGNNLFRQNYFDSAAACYDEGCKLLSLSLGNIGGEDIQSLSDLAVSLISNMAACALKLEEYRAISDLCSMILDSFPRNVKARFRRAVASIKLKRFSKAELDLVEALAVEPSNKDVLRELDVVRGHLLIKENGKRVLEVATNDCVEGSNKKHIHVSASNMGIKDSEAGSRR; translated from the coding sequence ATGGAGAATGATGGGGGTAGGATGTTAGGCTCCTTTATGAAATTACAGGAGTCAGCTCCGTTAATCTTAGCTGAGGTGAGGGAGCTTAAAGTTAAGGGGAACAATCTTTTTAGGCAAAATTATTTTGATAGTGCTGCAGCGTGTTATGATGAAGGTTGTAAATTGCTTAGTTTAAGTTTGGGAAATATTGGAGGTGAAGATATTCAATCATTATCTGACCTTGCTGTTTCCCTCATTTCTAATATGGCTGCTTGTGCCCTGAAACTTGAGGAATACAGGGCTATTTCGGATTTATGCTCCATGATTTTGGACTCATTTCCTCGTAATGTTAAGGCACGTTTTCGAAGGGCGGTTGCTTCTATAAAGTTGAAAAGGTTTTCGAAGGCTGAATTGGATTTGGTTGAGGCCTTAGCGGTTGAACCTAGTAATAAGGATGTGTTAAGGGAATTAGATGTGGTAAGAGGGCACCTTCTCATCAAGGAAAATGGTAAAAGAGTGTTGGAGGTTGCCACTAATGATTGTGTGGAGGGAAGTAATAAGAAGCATATCCATGTCTCGGCATCTAACATGGGTATAAAAGATAGTGAAGCGGGGTCACGGAGGTGA